A single genomic interval of Lactococcus sp. S-13 harbors:
- the purL gene encoding phosphoribosylformylglycinamidine synthase subunit PurL, with protein sequence MTLEMSPEQIQESKIYREWGLTDEEYLKIKDEILDGRLPNFTETGMYAVMWSEHCCYKNSKPVLKKFPTTGPQVLMGPGEGAGVVDIGDDLAVVFKAESHNHPSYVEPYEGAATGSGGIIRDIFSMGARPIAILDSLRFGPIDNGKTRHIVDQVTAGIAGYGNCIGIPTVGGEVAFDESYAGNPLVNVMCVGLIEHKHIQKGQAKGVGNSIFYVGAKTGRDGIHGASFASKEFGSGSETQRSAVQVGDPFMEKLLLEACIEVIQNHGDILVGIQDMGAAGLVSSTSEMASKAGSGLRLNLDNVPQRETEMIPYEMMLSESQERMVLCVKKGHEQEIIDLFKKYDLDAVNIGQVTDDGFYTLYHKGQMVAHVPVDSLAEDAPTYYREAKVPERIQKFADSEKYLPEITDSAVSEIFKKLLAQPTIASKKSIYETYDSRVMTNTVVAPGSDSAVLRVRGTNKALAMTTDCNARYLYLDPEKGGAIAVAEAARNIVASGGKPLAITDCLNFGNPEKPEQFWELTTAADGISRSCLALDTPVISGNVSLYNETNGSAILPTPMIGMVGLIEDVKNITTQEFKKAGDLIVLVGQTFDDFSGSELQKMLTGEISGTIDFDLETEKVNQDFVLKAITDGLVSSAHDLAEGGLAVALAESAFANGLGVDVKVNLTNAQLFSETQGRFVLSISPENQAAFEKLLTESSVSAKIIGKVTDDAVIKINDLTIATDDAASIYEGALPCLMK encoded by the coding sequence ATGACTTTGGAGATGTCACCAGAACAGATTCAAGAAAGCAAAATTTACCGTGAGTGGGGACTGACGGATGAAGAATATTTGAAAATCAAGGATGAGATTCTTGATGGCCGTTTGCCAAACTTTACGGAAACTGGGATGTATGCCGTGATGTGGTCAGAACATTGCTGCTACAAAAATTCAAAACCGGTCTTAAAAAAATTCCCGACGACTGGTCCACAAGTCTTGATGGGGCCTGGTGAAGGAGCTGGGGTTGTGGATATTGGTGATGATTTGGCGGTTGTTTTCAAAGCTGAATCTCATAATCATCCGTCCTACGTTGAACCTTATGAAGGTGCAGCGACAGGTTCTGGTGGGATTATTCGTGATATTTTTTCAATGGGAGCTCGTCCCATTGCCATTTTGGATAGCCTACGTTTTGGCCCAATTGACAATGGTAAAACCCGTCATATTGTTGACCAAGTGACAGCCGGGATTGCGGGATATGGTAACTGTATCGGCATTCCGACGGTTGGTGGCGAAGTAGCTTTTGATGAATCATACGCTGGAAATCCTTTGGTGAACGTCATGTGTGTGGGTTTGATTGAACATAAACACATACAAAAAGGACAAGCTAAAGGTGTGGGAAATTCTATTTTTTATGTCGGAGCGAAAACAGGACGTGACGGCATTCATGGGGCCTCTTTTGCTTCTAAAGAATTTGGTTCTGGTTCAGAAACACAACGTTCAGCGGTTCAAGTCGGTGATCCATTTATGGAAAAATTATTGCTTGAAGCTTGTATTGAAGTCATCCAAAATCATGGCGATATTTTAGTCGGAATTCAAGATATGGGAGCAGCTGGATTGGTTTCATCTACATCAGAAATGGCTTCAAAAGCTGGGTCAGGTCTGCGTCTTAACTTGGATAATGTGCCTCAGCGTGAAACAGAAATGATTCCTTATGAAATGATGTTGTCTGAGTCTCAAGAGCGTATGGTGCTTTGTGTCAAAAAAGGACATGAACAAGAAATTATTGATTTATTTAAAAAATACGACCTTGATGCGGTCAATATTGGGCAAGTGACTGATGATGGCTTTTATACGCTTTATCATAAAGGGCAAATGGTTGCTCATGTTCCAGTTGATTCATTGGCGGAAGATGCCCCGACTTATTACCGTGAAGCAAAAGTTCCTGAGCGCATTCAAAAATTTGCTGACAGCGAGAAATATCTTCCAGAAATTACTGACAGCGCGGTCAGTGAAATTTTCAAAAAACTTTTGGCGCAACCAACCATTGCCAGCAAGAAATCAATTTATGAAACTTATGATTCGCGCGTGATGACCAACACTGTTGTCGCACCAGGCTCAGATAGCGCAGTTTTACGCGTGCGTGGCACGAACAAAGCACTTGCGATGACAACGGACTGTAACGCCCGCTATCTCTATCTTGATCCGGAGAAAGGTGGCGCTATCGCGGTTGCCGAAGCAGCTCGTAATATCGTGGCTTCTGGCGGAAAACCGCTCGCGATTACTGACTGTTTGAACTTTGGAAATCCGGAAAAACCAGAACAATTTTGGGAATTAACAACGGCGGCCGACGGAATTTCACGTTCATGTTTGGCCCTTGATACACCAGTTATTTCAGGAAATGTTAGTCTTTACAATGAAACCAACGGTTCTGCGATTTTGCCAACGCCGATGATTGGCATGGTTGGTTTGATTGAGGATGTGAAAAATATTACGACTCAAGAATTTAAAAAAGCGGGTGATTTGATTGTACTAGTCGGTCAGACCTTTGATGATTTTTCAGGTTCGGAACTTCAAAAAATGCTGACAGGCGAAATTTCTGGCACCATTGATTTTGATTTAGAAACTGAAAAAGTCAATCAAGACTTTGTTTTAAAAGCCATTACTGACGGATTGGTCAGCTCAGCACATGACTTGGCAGAAGGCGGCTTGGCGGTAGCACTTGCCGAATCTGCCTTTGCAAACGGACTTGGCGTTGATGTAAAAGTTAATTTAACCAATGCCCAACTCTTCTCAGAAACGCAAGGTCGCTTTGTCCTCTCAATTTCGCCAGAAAATCAAGCAGCTTTTGAAAAATTACTGACGGAAAGTTCGGTCAGCGCCAAAATCATCGGAAAAGTTACTGACGACGCCGTCATTAAAATTAATGACCTGACCATTGCTACTGACGACGCCGCAAGCATTTACGAAGGAGCCCTCCCATGTCTGATGAAATGA